The proteins below are encoded in one region of Fervidicoccaceae archaeon:
- the thsA gene encoding thermosome subunit alpha: MALYGVPVLILKEGTRRTTGRDALRGNIMAARILAEVLKTSLGPRGLDKMLVDSFGDVTVTNDGVTILKEMEVNHPAAKLLVEASKAQDAEVGDGTTSVVVLAGALLEKAERLLDQNIHPTIIISGFNEAMKKALEYLDEIAKKVDLNDDEMLKRVARTAITSKYIGTGATMDKITEMALEAARIAAEPIKDGEGYNVRLDNIKIEKKKGGGLLDSVLVRGVVLDKEVVHPGMPKRVEKAKIALLDAPLEVKKPEITAKINITSPEQIKAFLEEETKLLKSMVDKIAEAGANVVICQKGIDDVAQHFLAKRGILAVRRVKRSDMEKLERATGGRIVTSIQDLRSTDLGEAELVEERKVGNDKMVFVEGVKNPKSVSILLRGANDMLLDEAERSTNDALHVLRNVLREPKVLGGGGAPEIELALRLRRFAQTLGGKTQLAVEAFADALEEIPAILVETAGLDPLESIMKLRQRHGEGKVFAGINVVKGELVDDTLAENIIEPVLVKKQVIKSATEAAVTILKIDDVIAAAPPKKKEEKEKEKGEEEEKEKFGEL; encoded by the coding sequence TTGGCACTCTACGGCGTCCCCGTACTCATATTGAAAGAGGGGACCAGGAGAACCACCGGCCGCGACGCTCTCCGCGGCAACATCATGGCCGCGAGGATCCTCGCCGAGGTCCTCAAAACTAGCCTCGGGCCTAGAGGCCTCGATAAGATGCTCGTTGACAGCTTCGGCGATGTCACCGTGACGAACGACGGCGTCACGATACTCAAGGAAATGGAGGTAAATCACCCGGCCGCCAAACTCCTCGTTGAGGCCTCCAAGGCTCAAGACGCCGAGGTAGGCGATGGCACGACCTCAGTGGTCGTGCTAGCCGGAGCTCTCTTGGAAAAAGCCGAGAGACTGCTCGACCAAAACATCCATCCGACCATCATAATAAGCGGCTTCAATGAAGCCATGAAGAAGGCGCTCGAGTACTTAGACGAGATAGCTAAGAAGGTTGACCTCAACGACGACGAGATGCTCAAGAGAGTGGCCAGAACCGCCATAACCAGCAAGTACATCGGCACGGGCGCCACCATGGACAAGATCACGGAGATGGCTCTGGAGGCCGCGAGGATAGCTGCTGAGCCGATAAAAGATGGCGAGGGCTACAACGTCAGACTGGACAATATCAAGATCGAGAAGAAGAAGGGAGGGGGTCTCCTCGACAGCGTCCTAGTGCGCGGAGTGGTCCTCGACAAAGAGGTGGTGCACCCCGGCATGCCGAAGAGGGTCGAGAAGGCTAAGATAGCGCTGCTCGACGCGCCGCTCGAGGTAAAGAAGCCCGAGATAACGGCCAAGATAAACATCACGAGCCCCGAGCAGATAAAGGCCTTCCTCGAGGAGGAGACGAAGCTCCTCAAGAGCATGGTCGACAAGATCGCCGAGGCCGGAGCCAACGTCGTGATATGCCAGAAGGGGATAGACGACGTGGCTCAGCACTTCCTCGCCAAGAGGGGCATACTCGCGGTGAGGAGGGTCAAGAGGAGCGACATGGAGAAGCTCGAGAGGGCGACCGGAGGGAGGATAGTCACGAGCATACAGGACTTAAGGTCGACCGACCTGGGCGAGGCCGAGCTCGTGGAGGAGAGAAAGGTCGGTAACGACAAGATGGTGTTCGTCGAGGGCGTGAAGAATCCGAAGAGCGTCTCGATACTGCTAAGAGGAGCCAACGACATGCTACTGGACGAGGCCGAGAGGAGCACGAATGATGCTCTCCACGTGTTGAGGAACGTGTTGAGAGAGCCTAAGGTCCTAGGAGGAGGAGGCGCCCCGGAGATCGAGCTCGCGTTGAGGCTCAGGAGATTCGCTCAGACGCTCGGTGGCAAGACCCAGCTGGCCGTCGAGGCCTTCGCGGACGCGCTCGAGGAGATACCGGCCATACTCGTGGAGACGGCGGGCCTCGACCCGCTCGAGTCAATAATGAAACTAAGGCAGAGGCACGGCGAAGGCAAAGTGTTCGCGGGAATCAACGTCGTGAAGGGAGAGCTCGTCGATGATACTCTGGCCGAGAACATCATAGAGCCCGTGCTCGTCAAGAAGCAGGTTATCAAGAGCGCCACCGAGGCCGCCGTGACCATCCTCAAGATCGACGACGTTATAGCGGCGGCGCCGCCTAAGAAGAAGGAGGAGAAGGAGAAGGAGAAGGGAGAAGAGGAGGAGAAGGAGAAGTTCGGAGAGCTCTGA
- the lysW/argW gene encoding alpha-aminoadipate/glutamate carrier protein LysW/ArgW, whose product MVKMECPICGGEIEVPEDAMPGEVFEHAECGTQLVLYEEGGALKLRELEEVAEDWGE is encoded by the coding sequence TTGGTCAAGATGGAGTGCCCAATCTGCGGCGGAGAAATCGAAGTGCCCGAGGATGCGATGCCGGGAGAGGTCTTCGAGCACGCGGAGTGCGGGACGCAGCTCGTCCTCTATGAGGAGGGGGGAGCGCTCAAGCTGAGAGAGCTCGAGGAAGTGGCCGAGGATTGGGGCGAGTAG
- a CDS encoding ribonuclease Z, whose product MPSEGMPAILMSFRGWKILLDAGEGAQLELLRAGVGPARLDSIHVTHAHGDHVFGLPGLLQSMSMSSRSRPLILQGPEAVRSLLEASFVNTGFEPSYSVRFASCNEPVIFEDSGALLEVSCFRTCHVSESYGYAVSGYRKKREGLSRVFKVSYTGDTSPCPDYFRHVEGSDVLIHDATFSWLDREVAHRYGHSTARDAALVAEETNSKMLVLFHRSTRYRGREWLLLSEALAIHREVFLAKRGLKIIL is encoded by the coding sequence TTGCCGTCGGAGGGCATGCCGGCGATCCTCATGTCGTTCCGCGGGTGGAAGATCCTCTTAGACGCCGGAGAGGGAGCTCAACTCGAGCTCTTGAGAGCAGGCGTGGGGCCCGCCAGATTGGACTCAATCCATGTAACCCACGCTCACGGAGACCACGTGTTCGGCCTCCCGGGCCTCCTCCAGAGCATGAGCATGTCCTCTCGCTCTCGGCCCTTGATTTTGCAGGGGCCCGAGGCCGTGAGGTCTCTCCTCGAGGCCTCGTTCGTCAATACGGGCTTCGAGCCCTCCTACTCCGTGCGCTTTGCCTCGTGCAACGAGCCCGTGATCTTCGAGGATTCGGGAGCTCTCCTCGAGGTCTCGTGCTTCAGAACGTGCCACGTTTCGGAGTCCTACGGGTACGCTGTCAGCGGGTACAGGAAGAAGAGAGAGGGGCTCTCGAGGGTCTTCAAGGTCTCTTACACCGGCGACACGAGCCCCTGCCCCGACTATTTTCGCCACGTCGAGGGCTCCGACGTCCTGATACACGATGCCACGTTCAGTTGGCTTGATAGAGAGGTAGCGCATCGATATGGACACTCCACGGCTCGCGACGCCGCTCTCGTTGCCGAGGAGACCAATAGCAAGATGCTCGTGCTGTTCCACAGGAGCACCAGATATAGGGGGAGAGAGTGGCTGCTGCTCAGTGAGGCTCTCGCCATTCACAGAGAAGTCTTCTTGGCTAAGAGAGGGCTCAAGATAATTCTGTGA
- the topA gene encoding DNA topoisomerase I, with the protein MKRGSAKRGRCAPPSGFTLLIAEKTKAARALALALLERPVECRLGGAPYWVGATDEEVAVVAPAAGHLFELHTEARGYPVLEYSWVPRWSVDREARHTRRFLELMEWLSRLGPSKLVNACDYDVEGSVIGYLVIVNVMRRRDYRRMKFSSLTPEELTRAYRSLTGPDVEMVEAGLCRHELDWLWGVNLSRLLMDIHKKATGRRLVLSVGRVQTPTLVEAVDRFVEVASEIAMPIYRAMVVAARRSGERVECVVEGSPFRTRAEAVERVERIREVGRGIVKEVREEVLRLDPPPPFNLGDLQAEAYRLMGLSPYVTQKIAEELYLEGLITYPRTDSQRYPPEADHERILRSLSSFGYADCVEPILGRGRPPKPVEGKRTDPAHPAVFPTGLRPRRLSKLQERLYDLVARRYIATFMRSAVLLKTDAVVSFDGVEVRCSGVKVVEPGWTECYPREPREKPLPPLERGEELTLVRASVRRESERRRRGHTKASLLSWMELSGIGTESTRAPIIETLFKRGYVVEDGKEVKPTRLGLEIYELTKRYFPKLADVNLTREFEEMLRRVRERAETRERVLDEARRTVVKLIEEVRGKIEEAISLISSYEVTPRDKKCAVCELPSDGGLCFIHRRALESLSSSLSELVERLGVGPIKAVAWVAESKSHGSAAREVAKGILSGAIKFEIRQ; encoded by the coding sequence TTGAAGAGAGGCTCGGCGAAGAGAGGCCGGTGCGCTCCGCCCAGCGGCTTCACGCTTCTGATCGCCGAGAAGACCAAGGCTGCTAGAGCTCTGGCCCTAGCCTTGCTCGAGAGGCCCGTGGAGTGCAGGCTCGGGGGCGCGCCCTATTGGGTCGGCGCGACCGATGAGGAGGTCGCGGTTGTCGCGCCGGCCGCGGGCCACCTCTTCGAACTCCACACAGAGGCGCGCGGCTACCCGGTGCTCGAGTACTCTTGGGTCCCTAGGTGGTCCGTAGATCGTGAGGCCAGGCACACGAGGCGCTTCCTTGAGCTGATGGAGTGGCTCTCGAGGCTCGGGCCCTCTAAGCTCGTCAACGCCTGCGACTACGACGTCGAGGGCAGCGTGATAGGGTATCTCGTAATAGTCAACGTCATGAGACGAAGAGATTACAGGAGGATGAAGTTTTCCAGCCTCACGCCCGAGGAGCTGACGAGAGCTTACAGGAGCTTGACGGGTCCCGACGTCGAGATGGTTGAGGCCGGCCTCTGCCGGCACGAGCTTGACTGGCTATGGGGGGTCAACCTCAGCAGGCTCCTCATGGACATTCACAAGAAGGCCACCGGCAGGAGGCTCGTGCTCAGCGTTGGAAGAGTTCAGACGCCCACGCTAGTGGAGGCTGTGGATAGATTCGTCGAGGTAGCCAGCGAGATCGCGATGCCGATCTACCGAGCTATGGTCGTGGCCGCGCGAAGGAGCGGAGAGAGGGTAGAGTGCGTCGTGGAGGGTAGCCCGTTTAGGACGAGAGCCGAGGCTGTAGAGCGAGTAGAGAGAATACGCGAAGTTGGCCGAGGAATCGTGAAGGAGGTTCGCGAGGAGGTCTTGCGCCTCGACCCTCCTCCGCCCTTTAATCTCGGCGATTTGCAGGCCGAGGCCTATAGGCTCATGGGCCTCTCTCCCTATGTTACTCAAAAAATTGCTGAGGAGCTATACCTCGAGGGCCTGATAACTTATCCCAGGACCGATAGCCAGCGCTATCCGCCGGAGGCCGATCACGAGAGGATCCTCCGGTCTCTTTCGTCGTTTGGCTACGCCGACTGCGTTGAGCCCATACTAGGGCGCGGGAGACCTCCTAAACCGGTCGAGGGGAAGAGGACCGACCCGGCTCATCCGGCCGTATTCCCCACGGGCCTCAGACCTCGAAGATTAAGCAAGCTTCAAGAGAGACTCTACGATCTAGTAGCGAGACGCTACATAGCCACATTCATGAGATCCGCGGTTCTATTGAAGACCGACGCGGTGGTCTCCTTCGATGGAGTCGAAGTCAGGTGCTCGGGCGTAAAAGTAGTGGAACCCGGCTGGACTGAGTGCTACCCGCGCGAGCCTCGCGAGAAGCCCCTCCCTCCCCTCGAGAGGGGAGAAGAGCTGACTCTCGTGAGAGCCAGCGTTAGGCGAGAGTCGGAGAGGAGGAGACGAGGCCATACGAAGGCCTCGCTATTATCTTGGATGGAGCTTAGCGGCATAGGGACTGAGTCTACCAGAGCGCCGATAATCGAGACGCTGTTTAAGCGGGGCTACGTGGTGGAGGATGGCAAGGAGGTCAAGCCCACAAGGCTCGGCCTCGAGATTTACGAGTTGACCAAGCGATACTTCCCCAAGCTAGCCGACGTGAACCTCACAAGAGAGTTCGAAGAGATGTTGAGGCGCGTCAGAGAGAGGGCGGAGACCAGAGAGCGCGTGCTCGACGAGGCGAGGAGAACCGTTGTGAAGCTCATTGAGGAGGTGCGCGGCAAGATAGAGGAGGCGATCTCGCTGATCTCATCCTACGAGGTTACTCCGAGAGATAAGAAGTGCGCGGTCTGCGAGCTGCCCAGCGACGGGGGCCTCTGCTTTATTCATCGCAGAGCCCTCGAGTCTCTCTCGAGCTCTTTGAGCGAGCTCGTCGAGAGGCTGGGGGTCGGCCCCATCAAGGCCGTTGCCTGGGTGGCCGAGAGCAAGTCCCACGGCTCGGCCGCTCGCGAGGTGGCCAAGGGCATTTTGAGCGGAGCTATAAAGTTCGAGATCCGCCAGTGA
- a CDS encoding DNA-directed RNA polymerase subunit K, producing MASIEIPSSLDEVVGPKKLTKYERARIIGARALQLSLGAPPLVDPREVGSTDPLDLAKAELERGVLPITIARRVPGRGVQLVPISWLIRSEKAEERVVAR from the coding sequence TTGGCGTCCATCGAGATACCGAGCTCGTTGGACGAGGTCGTGGGGCCGAAGAAGTTGACGAAGTACGAGAGAGCCAGGATCATAGGCGCTCGAGCTCTCCAGCTCTCTCTCGGCGCTCCTCCTCTCGTTGATCCCCGAGAGGTGGGCAGCACCGATCCGCTAGATCTAGCAAAGGCCGAGCTCGAGAGAGGGGTTCTGCCCATCACTATAGCTCGGCGCGTGCCCGGCAGAGGCGTTCAGCTCGTCCCCATCTCCTGGCTCATTCGATCAGAGAAAGCTGAAGAGCGTGTAGTCGCTCGTTGA
- the prs gene encoding ribose-phosphate diphosphokinase, translating into MSRDVVVIMGPQSWWLDESRVIEAFGEVEVSRAAHRDFPDGETYVRVDPGLVRGRRVLLLQSLAPPQDKSLWQLVLMADACRRAGAERLLALVPYLAYARQDKVFLPGEPVSVFALLEVLSLQGIRALFAVDVHSASVLRAFGGYAENVLATRALAEAAAGLRPENLVVLAPDAGALYRARSLAAILGAPHDYLEKSRDRVTGEVSVSPKSVDVSGRDVLIVDDIISTGGTVARAAAMMLERGAKSVRVVASHALMCGGARERLREAGVAEVHALDTLPPVEGVVYHSFLREAAEAIERSGLLR; encoded by the coding sequence TTGTCGAGAGACGTAGTGGTGATCATGGGGCCTCAATCGTGGTGGCTCGACGAGAGTCGCGTGATCGAGGCCTTCGGAGAGGTTGAGGTATCGCGCGCCGCTCACCGCGATTTCCCCGACGGGGAAACTTACGTGAGGGTCGACCCCGGCCTCGTGCGCGGTAGGCGAGTACTGCTCCTTCAGTCTCTCGCGCCCCCGCAGGATAAGAGTCTGTGGCAGCTCGTGCTGATGGCCGACGCTTGTAGGCGCGCGGGAGCGGAGAGGCTGCTCGCGCTAGTGCCCTACCTAGCATACGCCAGACAGGATAAGGTCTTCCTCCCGGGCGAGCCCGTCAGCGTCTTCGCGCTCCTCGAGGTGCTTTCGCTCCAGGGGATCCGCGCTCTCTTCGCCGTGGACGTCCACAGCGCGTCGGTCCTCCGAGCCTTCGGGGGATACGCTGAGAACGTCCTCGCCACAAGGGCTCTGGCCGAGGCGGCCGCCGGGCTGAGGCCCGAGAACTTGGTGGTCTTGGCCCCGGATGCCGGAGCGCTCTACCGCGCGCGCTCTCTGGCCGCGATCCTCGGAGCGCCACACGACTACCTCGAGAAGAGCAGAGACAGAGTCACGGGAGAAGTCAGCGTGAGCCCGAAGAGCGTCGACGTGAGCGGGAGGGATGTGCTCATAGTAGACGACATAATAAGTACGGGAGGCACCGTGGCCAGAGCCGCCGCCATGATGCTAGAGCGCGGCGCCAAGAGCGTCAGAGTGGTCGCGTCGCACGCTCTCATGTGCGGCGGAGCGCGCGAGAGGCTGAGAGAGGCCGGCGTGGCCGAGGTGCACGCCCTCGATACGCTCCCCCCCGTCGAGGGGGTGGTCTATCACAGCTTCCTGAGAGAGGCCGCCGAGGCCATAGAGCGATCCGGGCTCTTGAGGTAG
- a CDS encoding TIM barrel protein, with protein sequence MRLGRKCGDVRFGPAGKPIDLRGDLLEAPRFLRELGLDAMEYEAVRGVNISKERAEALGRAASENGVLLSLHAPYYINLASEKQQTREASVRRLAEAVEASDWMGSYAVVFHPGYYGAFTRTEALKMVVKGVEEVSKIVSGRSSWLAPETTGKTKQIGSVEEIIAICSSVDRCRPTIDWAHLYARSGGKFPSSPSDVLRTIDLIERELGREAVRPLHTHFSKIEHGRGGEKRHLVMSDEGGPDFGAVCSAYSEAGIDAVVISESPLLERDAIVMREMCARACEG encoded by the coding sequence CTGAGGCTCGGCCGCAAGTGCGGAGACGTTAGGTTCGGTCCAGCTGGGAAGCCGATCGACCTCAGAGGAGACCTGCTCGAGGCTCCTCGATTCCTCAGAGAATTGGGCCTTGACGCCATGGAATACGAAGCTGTCCGCGGGGTCAACATCTCCAAGGAGAGGGCTGAGGCGCTCGGACGCGCCGCCTCGGAAAATGGCGTGCTATTGAGCCTCCACGCGCCATATTACATCAATTTAGCCAGCGAGAAGCAGCAGACTCGCGAGGCTAGCGTGCGCAGACTCGCCGAGGCCGTCGAGGCCAGCGATTGGATGGGAAGCTACGCCGTCGTCTTCCACCCGGGCTACTACGGCGCCTTCACGCGAACCGAGGCCCTGAAGATGGTCGTGAAAGGCGTCGAGGAAGTCTCGAAGATCGTGAGCGGCAGGTCGTCGTGGCTAGCGCCCGAAACCACGGGCAAGACCAAGCAGATAGGAAGCGTCGAGGAGATCATCGCCATATGCTCTTCTGTCGATAGATGCAGACCGACCATCGATTGGGCTCATTTGTACGCGAGGAGCGGCGGCAAGTTCCCCTCGAGTCCGAGCGACGTTCTGAGAACCATCGATTTGATCGAGAGAGAGCTCGGGAGAGAGGCCGTGAGGCCCCTCCACACGCACTTCTCGAAGATAGAGCACGGGCGGGGTGGAGAGAAGAGGCACCTGGTGATGTCCGACGAGGGGGGCCCTGACTTCGGGGCAGTATGCTCGGCTTACTCGGAGGCTGGGATAGACGCCGTCGTGATAAGCGAGAGCCCCCTTCTCGAGAGAGACGCTATCGTAATGCGAGAGATGTGCGCGAGAGCCTGCGAGGGATGA
- the feoB gene encoding ferrous iron transport protein B has product MSCHLGGVERAAEKAQVRVAVLGNPNVGKSTLFTSLTGKITRIGNWPGVTVERREGLVARRGREIVLIDLPGVYGLTATSPEEKVARDYITSGEPDVVLVLIDGTAPERTLYLAVQVLELTPRVVLAVTKADEMEKLGIHVHTHALESALGVPVVLTSAVNRRGLEELLDRLLEVAQDRAKREPLRLSYGPLEPFIDEVERGLTGVEIPEVYPKRWIALKLLEGDPEIEKLLASRGDAALLERARELRDAVRRTVGREPLELAISARYEYVRSLSGRAVVRTKRGRGAELLGRIIEARVVGFAVGATIYALAFVAAFAINTGFPLNLILQYAGLAEAAKALEEHTLSGLLGRGFEALAAAVDERLGGWNPLLASLISKGVLASLGAVLSFAPLVLTVFVILSALEDSGLLVRLALGVDSLMNKFGLTGVAIYPATVSLGCNVPGIMAARTLADETERRQVQLAAPLIPCQARLVVALAVLSAYFASPLKQAAGLFSVYAIGFAAFLATSLAYRRIVSKAAEPPILLLEAPPIHAPNLRVVLWLSWDYLAGFLKRAGTVLFGAGVVLWALMSFGASGLAARPEDSFAYAVGGVLSPLLSPLGLGDEAARKVAVGLVGGFFAKEIFLETIALMQGSADAREALLGLGLSQAQAFSILVFVMLYVPCVATITTLYVETRSLRAVLAQAVYTVGLAYVLSLALYATLELLA; this is encoded by the coding sequence TTGAGCTGCCACCTCGGGGGAGTAGAGAGGGCGGCGGAGAAAGCCCAAGTCAGAGTGGCCGTACTCGGCAATCCCAACGTGGGCAAGTCCACTCTATTCACCTCTCTCACCGGCAAGATAACGAGGATAGGCAACTGGCCAGGCGTGACCGTCGAGAGGAGAGAGGGCTTGGTGGCGCGCAGAGGGCGCGAGATCGTGCTCATCGACCTACCCGGCGTCTACGGGCTCACGGCCACGAGCCCAGAGGAAAAGGTGGCTCGCGACTACATAACGAGCGGTGAGCCAGACGTAGTGCTCGTGCTAATCGACGGCACGGCCCCCGAGAGGACTCTCTACTTGGCCGTTCAGGTCCTCGAGCTGACCCCCCGAGTAGTCTTGGCGGTGACAAAGGCCGACGAGATGGAGAAGCTGGGGATACACGTCCACACTCACGCGCTCGAGTCGGCTTTGGGCGTCCCAGTGGTGCTCACCTCGGCTGTGAACAGGAGAGGCCTCGAGGAGCTCCTCGACCGCCTCCTCGAGGTTGCCCAGGACCGAGCGAAGCGCGAGCCGCTCCGCTTGAGCTACGGGCCCCTCGAGCCGTTCATTGACGAGGTCGAGAGGGGGCTCACCGGCGTCGAGATCCCCGAGGTCTACCCGAAGCGCTGGATCGCGCTGAAGCTCCTCGAGGGCGACCCAGAAATCGAGAAGCTTCTGGCATCGAGGGGAGACGCGGCCCTCCTCGAGAGGGCCAGGGAGTTGAGGGACGCGGTGAGGAGGACCGTCGGTAGGGAGCCCCTCGAGCTGGCGATAAGCGCCAGATACGAGTACGTCCGCTCGCTGTCCGGGAGAGCGGTGGTGAGGACCAAGCGAGGGAGAGGGGCGGAGCTCTTGGGGCGGATCATCGAAGCGCGCGTCGTGGGCTTCGCCGTCGGAGCCACCATATACGCTCTAGCTTTCGTTGCGGCTTTCGCCATCAATACAGGTTTCCCGCTGAACTTGATCCTGCAATACGCGGGGCTCGCGGAAGCCGCAAAGGCGCTCGAGGAGCACACTCTGAGCGGTCTTCTCGGCAGAGGCTTCGAGGCCTTAGCCGCCGCGGTCGATGAGAGACTCGGCGGCTGGAACCCTCTCCTAGCCTCGTTGATCTCGAAGGGGGTCTTGGCCAGCCTCGGCGCCGTTCTCTCGTTCGCCCCGCTCGTCTTGACGGTATTCGTGATATTATCGGCGCTGGAGGACAGCGGCCTTCTCGTAAGGCTGGCGCTCGGCGTTGACAGCCTAATGAACAAGTTCGGCTTGACCGGGGTCGCGATTTATCCGGCCACGGTGAGTCTGGGCTGCAACGTCCCGGGCATCATGGCCGCTAGAACTCTCGCAGACGAGACGGAGAGGAGGCAGGTTCAGTTGGCAGCTCCTCTGATACCTTGTCAGGCCAGACTCGTCGTGGCTCTCGCCGTTCTCTCGGCCTACTTCGCCTCGCCGCTCAAACAAGCGGCGGGCCTTTTCTCAGTTTACGCGATCGGCTTCGCCGCCTTCCTGGCCACGAGTCTCGCCTACAGGAGGATCGTGTCAAAGGCCGCGGAGCCGCCGATCCTCCTCCTCGAGGCTCCGCCTATCCACGCCCCCAACCTCAGAGTAGTCCTCTGGCTCTCGTGGGATTACCTGGCCGGCTTCCTTAAGAGGGCGGGCACCGTGCTCTTCGGCGCCGGCGTCGTGCTATGGGCTCTCATGAGCTTCGGGGCCTCGGGCCTCGCGGCGAGGCCCGAGGACAGCTTCGCCTACGCCGTGGGGGGAGTTCTCTCGCCGCTCCTGAGCCCTCTGGGCCTCGGCGACGAGGCCGCCCGCAAGGTGGCTGTCGGGCTCGTCGGCGGGTTCTTCGCCAAGGAGATCTTCCTCGAGACGATCGCGCTTATGCAGGGGAGCGCCGACGCGCGAGAGGCTCTTCTGGGACTAGGGCTGAGCCAAGCTCAAGCCTTTTCGATTCTAGTTTTCGTTATGTTATATGTACCCTGCGTAGCTACAATAACGACATTATACGTTGAGACCAGGAGTTTGAGAGCCGTGCTGGCTCAAGCGGTTTACACCGTGGGTCTTGCCTACGTCCTCTCGCTCGCGCTCTACGCAACCCTAGAGCTCTTAGCGTGA
- the proS gene encoding proline--tRNA ligase has translation MLERPEPESFGEWFDKVLSDAELYDYGRYPVKGAGVWMPYGFALRRNVLEVVRRHLDSTGHEEVLFPMLIPEELLVKEEEHVAGFRDQVLWVTHGGLEELDIKYALRPTSETSISYMESLWLSSYKQLPKKYYQVVSVFRYETKATRPMIRLREVTTFKEAHTAHASFEDAERQVLEAIEIYKKIFDELRVPYAISKRPDWDKFAGALYTIAFDTVFPDGRVLQIGTVHHLGQAFSKALDVKIQLADEDHDYVWQTSYGLSDRIIASVVAIHGDVRGLILPFAIAPIQVVIVPIPARSEEVRRRIEELVSSLASQLAECGLRVKVDLREELTPGRKFYEWETKGVPLRLEVGAAEVESGEIVVARRDTLTKMKVKREDLCQELRRLGQEIDSNLSARAWRWLREHYAVVKSVDEARSVLSSVGGIVEVPWCGRSSCGKGLEDRIDARALGTPLDEVRASGDCPLCGSPSVTSLRFARTY, from the coding sequence TTGCTCGAGAGGCCCGAGCCCGAGAGCTTCGGCGAGTGGTTCGACAAAGTATTGAGCGACGCCGAGCTCTACGACTATGGCAGGTACCCGGTCAAGGGCGCCGGGGTGTGGATGCCCTACGGCTTCGCGCTGAGGAGGAATGTTCTCGAGGTGGTCAGGAGGCACCTGGACTCCACGGGGCACGAGGAGGTCCTATTCCCCATGTTGATTCCCGAGGAGCTCCTCGTTAAGGAGGAGGAGCACGTGGCCGGCTTCAGAGACCAGGTGCTCTGGGTGACGCACGGAGGATTGGAGGAGCTCGACATCAAGTACGCTCTCAGACCCACTAGCGAGACATCGATAAGCTACATGGAGAGTCTGTGGTTGAGCAGCTACAAGCAGCTCCCCAAGAAGTACTATCAGGTGGTCAGCGTCTTCAGGTACGAGACCAAGGCCACGAGGCCTATGATAAGGCTAAGAGAGGTCACTACGTTCAAGGAGGCTCACACGGCTCACGCCTCATTCGAGGACGCCGAGAGGCAGGTGCTCGAGGCGATCGAGATCTACAAGAAGATCTTCGACGAGCTGCGCGTGCCCTACGCGATCAGCAAGAGGCCAGACTGGGATAAATTCGCCGGCGCCCTCTACACGATAGCCTTCGACACAGTCTTCCCGGATGGCAGAGTCCTTCAGATAGGCACGGTCCACCACTTGGGGCAAGCCTTCTCGAAAGCTCTTGACGTCAAGATACAGTTGGCCGACGAGGACCACGACTACGTCTGGCAGACGAGCTACGGCTTATCGGATAGAATTATTGCCTCCGTCGTAGCGATCCACGGAGACGTTCGAGGGCTCATTCTGCCCTTCGCGATAGCGCCGATCCAGGTGGTGATAGTACCGATACCAGCGAGGAGCGAGGAGGTCAGGAGGAGAATAGAGGAGCTGGTCTCGAGCCTAGCCTCTCAGCTGGCCGAGTGCGGCCTGAGGGTCAAGGTGGATCTCAGAGAAGAGCTCACGCCGGGGAGGAAGTTCTACGAGTGGGAGACCAAGGGAGTCCCTCTGCGCCTCGAGGTGGGCGCCGCCGAGGTAGAGAGCGGCGAAATCGTGGTGGCGAGGAGAGACACTCTTACGAAGATGAAGGTAAAGCGCGAGGACCTGTGCCAAGAGCTGAGAAGGCTGGGCCAGGAGATAGACTCAAATCTCTCGGCGAGAGCCTGGAGGTGGCTGCGCGAACACTACGCGGTCGTGAAGAGCGTCGACGAGGCGAGGAGCGTCCTGAGCAGCGTCGGCGGGATTGTGGAGGTGCCGTGGTGCGGCAGGAGCTCCTGCGGTAAGGGGCTGGAGGATAGAATCGACGCGAGAGCTCTCGGAACTCCGTTGGACGAAGTCAGGGCGAGCGGGGACTGCCCTCTCTGCGGGAGCCCCTCGGTCACGTCATTGCGCTTCGCTAGGACATATTAA
- a CDS encoding 30S ribosomal protein S26e, whose translation MPKKRESRGRRKGDKGYVERIQCDNCGRLVPEDKIIVVTRTYSPVDPQLARELEKKGAMIMRFPIEKKYCVSCAIHYGIIKVRAEEERKRRGLTL comes from the coding sequence TTGCCGAAGAAGAGGGAGAGCAGAGGTAGAAGAAAGGGCGATAAGGGTTACGTGGAGAGGATCCAATGCGATAACTGTGGAAGGCTCGTGCCGGAGGACAAGATAATAGTAGTCACGAGAACGTATAGCCCGGTGGATCCTCAGCTCGCGAGAGAGCTGGAGAAGAAGGGAGCGATGATAATGAGATTCCCCATCGAGAAAAAGTACTGCGTGTCGTGCGCTATACACTACGGGATAATCAAGGTGAGAGCCGAGGAGGAGAGGAAAAGGAGAGGCCTGACGCTTTAG